The genomic region CTTTCCTCAAAGCCATGGGGTTGCGCCCGAAACGTACAATCCGAGCCATTGCTTGGACAGCCGAAGAGCAGGGTCTGGAGGGAGTGAGTGTTTACGAGAGGCAGCACGCGGCAGATGAGAGAGAAGAATTTAACGTATTTTTTGAATCCGACTCGGGAACGTACGAGCCTACTGGGCTCGATTTTTCAGGCAACCCGGAGGCTCGttgcatttttgcagaaattgCCAAGTAAGTTCCTTGACGAAAATGGAGAACAGTTTCTTAGAATATGGTAATATATTATCTACCATTTCTAATGCAGACTCATGCGTGGATTCTCGGAGTTTACCTACACAAATGGTACCGTTGGATCCGACATCGGAAATTGGGTTGGTCGAGGATTTCCAGGAGTTTCGCTGCGTAATAAGAATGAAAATTACTTTTGGTACGTGGACGGCTACATATGCATCATATTTTCGTAAATTGTCAACAGAGCAGTAATTCTGATTGTATAACTTTTTAGGTATCATCATACAGAAGGCGATACGATCGAGCTGGAAGATCCGGAAGCTTTAGATAAAAGTACAGCCCTGTGGGCAGCGACGGCTTACGTTATTGCCGATTTGAGCATCGATATACCAAAAGAACCTGTTGGGTACAGTCCTAATGCTTTGTAGTGCAATGTTGAATGCAAAATCAATAGAGTTTGTTATACTGTTCAATAAACATGGTTGAATGTATATTGGTTCAGTTCAGAGCTGCAACTTCTATCTTATCTAAAACAGATTTGGTTATCATTGAGCTAGCGAAGGTTTTGATTTTACGGAGGCACACTCGGTTAAAAAAGGGTATTCAAATGTTGTCTTATCTTACCTAGTGTACGTCACATTACTCAATGGTATCTAATTGGCCAattaaattgatatgttaatCTAATTAACCTGATAACGCTTGTGTCCTCATAAAGCAATGTTCCATCGAGGCGAGCAATGAGCGGAGAAATATTACGAGCGATGTTCAGGATTTTCGTCCATACAAAAAATGATGAAGAAGAGTTCGTCACAAAAGTTTAGCAAGTGTTAAGCATGTGTTGGGTAATAAAGGGTAACATTAGTTCACTATTTCATGTCACGGTAGTCACTTTATTGGTAGAATTTCAAAGCAATAACTCCTATCTGCCAAttcattgattttgttatCTTTAAGCTGTACCTGAAGTGTGGTTATTGATAGTCAAGATTTGAGTTGTACACTCGGCTCAAGAAGGGTATTCAAATTTTGTCTTATCTTGGCTGTGCCATATACTACTCACCGATTATGTTCGCATAAAACAGCAGACCATCGGTGTGAACAATACTAGTCTCTTCGAAATTATTCAGTAAGATGGAACGAGGTCGAGTGTTTCTATTTGTAGTGATTGTCGCAATAGCAGTTTCTCTAAGCCCCGTATCAGCTGTCGATGAGAAGTGTGACCTTCCAAGGAACCTtcgaagggaaataaaacaataccaACCGGTGGTGGATCAAATATTCGAACGAATTGTATCGGGCGAGTTTGCTGGTAAAACATGGGAAAGTTTGCTGGATTTCACGGATCGGTTTGGACCGAGGTTGACCGGTTCGAAGCAACTGGAGGATGCCATCGATTTCGCCGTCAAAGAAATGATCAACGATGGACTCGAGAATGTCCACACTGAAGACGCACTTGTACCGCATTGGGAAAGAGGTCGGGAGTGGGCACAATTGGTTGAACCGTTCCGTAAGAATCTGCCCATGCTTGGTTTGGGCGGAGCTGTCGGCACACCGCCTGAAGGCATTATGGCCGAAGTAATCGCTGTGGAATCGTTTGAAGAATTCGAAAGCTTTAGTGCGGAACAAGTGCAGGGTAAAATAGTAGTTTTTGCACCAGCATGGGTTGGCTACGGCCCAACTGGCATTTATAGAGGTGAATCGGCTTCAGTCGCTGCGAAAAAGGGAGCTATTGGAGTACTTGTTCGTTCCATGACGCCGTTCTCGATCGGGACTCCACACACCGGCACCCTTCGATATGATCCCAATGTGCGCCGTATTCCGGCAGCTGCAATCACAGTTGAAGATGCAATGTTACTCCTTCGAAAGTTCCGTCGCGGAGATCGTATGGTTGTGCATCTAAAAATGGACGCGGTCAACCTTGAACCTACAATTTCGCGCAACACAATTGGTGAGCTGCAAGGCTCGACTGTCCAAAACACGTCCGTGGTAGTGGTTTCGGGACACATGGACAGTTGGGATGTCGGCACCGGAGCATCGGATGATGCTGGTGGCGTGTTCATATCATGGAAAGCTGTAGCTTTCCTCAAAGCCATGGGGTTGCGCCCGAAACGGACAATCCGAGCCATTGCTTGGACAGCCGAAGAGCAGGGTCTGGAGGGAGTGAGTGTTTACGAGAGGCAGCACGCAGCAGATGAGAGAGAAGAATTTAACGTATTTTTTGAATCCGACTCGGGAACGTACGAGCCTACTGGGCTCGATTTTTCCGGCAACCCGGAGGCTCGttgcatttttgcagaaattgCCAAGTAAGCTCTTCGAGGAAAACGGAGAAGAGTTCCTTAAAATATGGTAATATATTGTCCATCATTTTTAATGTAGACTCATGCGTGGGTTCTCGGAGTTTACCTACACAAATGGTACCGTTGGATCCGACATCGGAAATTGGGTTAGTCGTGGATTTCCGGGAGTTTCGTTGC from Anopheles coustani chromosome 3, idAnoCousDA_361_x.2, whole genome shotgun sequence harbors:
- the LOC131260649 gene encoding carboxypeptidase Q isoform X2 → MERGRVFLFVVIVAIAVSLSPVSAVDEKCDLPRNLRREIKQYQPVVDQIFERIVSGEFAGKTWESLLDFTDRFGPRLTGSKQLEDAIDFAVKEMINDGLENVHTEDALVPHWERGREWAQLVEPFRKNLPMLGLGGAVGTPPEGIMAEVIAVESFEEFESFSAEQVQGKIVVFAPAWVGYGPTGIYRGESASVAAKKGAIGVLVRSMTPFSIGTPHTGTLRYDPNVRRIPAAAITVEDAMLLLRKFRRGDRMVVHLKMDAVNLEPTISRNTIGELQGSTVQNTSVVVVSGHMDSWDVGTGASDDAGGVFISWKAVAFLKAMGLRPKRTIRAIAWTAEEQGLEGVSVYERQHAADEREEFNVFFESDSGTYEPTGLDFSGNPEARCIFAEIAKLMRGFSEFTYTNGTVGSDIGNWVSRGFPGVSLRNKNDNYFWYHHSEGDTIELEDPEALDKSTALWAATAYVIADLSIDIPKAPVVYSPRAL